In Kocuria turfanensis, a single genomic region encodes these proteins:
- a CDS encoding alpha-ketoacid dehydrogenase subunit beta yields the protein MNAAPDLTIAKAVNAGLRRAMEENPRVLLMGEDIGSLGGVYRVTEGLKKDFGGHRVMDTPLGEAGIVGTAVGLALRGYRPVCEIQFDGFSFPAFNQITTQLAKMRNRTNGDVSVPVTIRIPYGGVIGSVEHHSESPEALFAHTAGLRIITPSNAQDAYWMTQQAITCEDPVIIFEPKRRYWLKGAVDTQRPAADPFTAQVVRPGEDATVVAYGPLVPVALAAARAAEEDGRSVEVIDLRSLSPIDFDTVEDSVRRTGRLVVAHEAPTFGGLGGEIAARITERAFYSLEAPVLRVGAFHLPYPVAAVEDQYVPDLDRILEALDRSFAY from the coding sequence ATGAACGCCGCTCCCGACCTGACGATCGCCAAGGCCGTCAACGCCGGCCTGCGCCGGGCCATGGAGGAGAACCCCCGGGTGCTGCTCATGGGCGAGGACATCGGCTCCCTGGGCGGCGTCTACCGCGTCACCGAGGGGCTCAAGAAGGACTTCGGCGGGCACCGCGTGATGGACACCCCGCTGGGGGAGGCCGGGATCGTGGGCACCGCCGTGGGCCTCGCCCTGCGCGGGTACCGGCCCGTGTGCGAGATCCAGTTCGACGGCTTCTCCTTCCCGGCCTTCAACCAGATCACCACGCAGCTCGCGAAGATGCGCAACCGCACGAACGGGGACGTCTCGGTCCCCGTCACCATCCGGATCCCCTACGGCGGGGTCATCGGCTCGGTGGAGCACCACTCGGAGTCCCCGGAGGCCCTCTTCGCCCACACCGCGGGACTGCGCATCATCACGCCGTCCAACGCCCAGGACGCCTACTGGATGACCCAGCAGGCGATCACCTGCGAGGACCCGGTGATCATCTTCGAGCCCAAGCGCCGGTACTGGCTCAAGGGCGCGGTCGACACGCAGCGCCCCGCCGCCGACCCGTTCACCGCCCAGGTGGTCCGGCCGGGGGAGGACGCCACGGTGGTGGCCTACGGCCCGCTCGTGCCGGTGGCCCTCGCCGCGGCCCGGGCCGCCGAGGAGGACGGCCGCAGCGTGGAGGTCATCGACCTGCGGTCCCTGTCGCCGATCGACTTCGACACCGTGGAGGACTCCGTGCGCAGGACCGGTCGCCTGGTCGTCGCCCACGAGGCCCCGACCTTCGGCGGCCTCGGCGGGGAGATCGCCGCCCGCATCACCGAACGGGCCTTCTACTCCCTCGAGGCGCCCGTGCTGCGCGTGGGCGCCTTCCACCTGCCGTACCCCGTGGCGGCCGTCGAGGACCAGTACGTGCCGGACCTGGACCGGATCCTCGAGGCGCTGGACCGGTCCTTCGCCTACTGA
- a CDS encoding thiamine pyrophosphate-dependent dehydrogenase E1 component subunit alpha: MDAAPFTPAAHAPARHAPTPEPRTRLVRLLDRDGVRSEDPVFSPYVAEVGAEQLRDLYRSMALARRFDEEATNLQRQGQLVLWAPMRGQEAAQVGSARALRPADHIFPTYREHAVAIERGVDPAELLMVFRGHAAGGWKPSEHGMNVYSIVLGSQVPHAVGYAMGMNLDRRAAEEEGREVEPAATIAYFGDGTSTQGEVHEGMVFAASFDAPVVFFVQNNQWAISVPFSTQSRLPLAERAAGYGFEGIRVDGNDVLGVLAVSRYAMEQARAGRGPVLVEAETYRLGAHTTADDPTKYRRREDESHWAELDPLLRLETHLRRHHGTDDAFFDEVAAAAQEFADQTRAHVLSMAPPSFEEFFDKPYAERHALIEEERAWYAAYQAGFDDDGRDDGRSGGDGTAGPDRGTQASSLTVAADPVTGAPDERSAGTEEDLA, translated from the coding sequence ATGGATGCCGCCCCGTTCACCCCGGCCGCCCACGCGCCGGCCCGCCACGCGCCGACCCCGGAGCCACGCACCCGGCTGGTGCGCCTCCTCGACCGGGACGGCGTGCGGTCCGAGGACCCGGTCTTCTCGCCGTACGTCGCCGAGGTCGGCGCCGAGCAGCTGCGGGACCTCTACCGGTCGATGGCGCTCGCGCGCCGGTTCGACGAGGAGGCCACCAACCTGCAGCGGCAGGGCCAGCTGGTGCTCTGGGCGCCGATGCGCGGCCAGGAGGCCGCTCAGGTGGGCTCGGCCCGCGCCCTGCGCCCCGCCGACCACATCTTCCCGACCTACCGCGAGCACGCGGTGGCGATCGAGCGGGGGGTGGACCCCGCCGAGCTGCTCATGGTCTTCCGGGGGCACGCCGCCGGGGGGTGGAAGCCCTCGGAGCACGGCATGAACGTCTACTCGATCGTGCTCGGCTCCCAGGTGCCGCACGCCGTGGGCTACGCCATGGGCATGAACCTGGACCGCCGCGCCGCCGAGGAGGAGGGGCGCGAGGTCGAGCCCGCCGCCACCATCGCGTACTTCGGGGACGGCACCTCGACCCAGGGGGAGGTGCACGAGGGCATGGTCTTCGCCGCCTCCTTCGACGCCCCGGTGGTCTTCTTCGTGCAGAACAACCAGTGGGCCATCTCGGTGCCGTTCTCCACCCAGTCCCGTCTGCCGCTGGCCGAGCGGGCCGCCGGCTACGGGTTCGAGGGGATCCGGGTGGACGGCAACGACGTCCTGGGCGTCCTGGCCGTCTCCCGGTACGCCATGGAGCAGGCCCGCGCCGGGCGCGGCCCGGTGCTCGTGGAGGCCGAGACCTACCGGCTGGGCGCCCACACCACCGCCGACGACCCGACGAAGTACCGCCGCCGGGAGGACGAGAGCCACTGGGCCGAGCTCGATCCGCTGCTGCGCCTCGAGACGCACCTGCGCCGGCACCACGGCACGGACGACGCCTTCTTCGACGAGGTCGCCGCGGCCGCGCAGGAGTTCGCCGACCAGACCCGCGCGCACGTCCTGTCCATGGCCCCGCCCTCCTTCGAGGAGTTCTTCGACAAGCCCTACGCCGAGCGTCACGCCCTGATCGAGGAGGAGCGCGCCTGGTACGCGGCCTACCAGGCCGGGTTCGACGACGACGGCCGCGACGACGGCCGCTCCGGCGGCGACGGCACCGCCGGGCCCGATCGCGGCACGCAGGCCTCGAGCCTCACCGTCGCCGCCGATCCCGTCACCGGGGCCCCCGACGAGCGCTCCGCCGGCACCGAGGAGGACCTCGCATGA
- a CDS encoding histidinol-phosphate transaminase has translation MSTSDATRTLAGNAPAQDAAPATTPAVRPRPALSRLPRYVAGKPPLVVEGLPSYKLSSNENPFGPVPAVREVLADWDAVHRYPETTSAELREVLGEFLGVPAEDVVTGAGSLGALNQLLGAFVGAGEDGAPDEVVHAWRSFEAYPISIGLSGGLSVPVPNRRDGSHDLEAMAAAVTDRTRVVLLCTPNNPTGPSLTTAQVEEFLAAVPRDVVVVIDEAYQEFQRRDDLVDGIDVYRRHPNVVVLRTFSKAHGLAGLRIGYSVAGQGITPYLRQSSPAFSVTDLAQRAAIASVRHYDQVAERVQRVVDERERVLAGLDALGWPYPETQANFVWLNLGEHSGRFAELCDAHALAVRRFGDEGVRVTVGEPEANTRFLELCAQFPHAPVL, from the coding sequence ATGAGTACCAGCGACGCTACCCGCACCCTGGCCGGGAACGCCCCGGCACAGGACGCGGCCCCCGCCACCACCCCGGCGGTCCGGCCGCGCCCGGCTCTGTCCCGGCTTCCCCGCTACGTGGCCGGCAAACCGCCGCTCGTGGTCGAGGGGCTGCCCTCCTACAAGCTGTCCTCCAACGAGAACCCGTTCGGGCCCGTGCCGGCCGTCCGCGAGGTCCTCGCCGACTGGGACGCCGTGCACCGCTACCCCGAGACCACCTCCGCGGAGCTGCGGGAGGTCCTGGGCGAGTTCCTCGGCGTGCCCGCCGAGGACGTCGTCACCGGCGCCGGCAGCCTCGGCGCCCTCAACCAGCTGCTGGGCGCCTTCGTGGGCGCCGGAGAGGACGGCGCCCCGGACGAGGTGGTCCACGCGTGGCGCTCCTTCGAGGCCTACCCCATCAGCATCGGGCTCTCGGGCGGGCTGAGCGTCCCGGTCCCGAACCGCCGCGACGGCTCGCACGACCTCGAGGCCATGGCCGCCGCCGTCACCGACCGCACCCGCGTCGTGCTGCTGTGCACGCCCAACAACCCGACGGGCCCCAGCCTCACCACCGCCCAGGTCGAGGAGTTCCTCGCCGCGGTGCCCCGCGACGTCGTCGTGGTCATCGACGAGGCCTACCAGGAGTTCCAGCGCCGCGACGACCTCGTCGACGGCATCGACGTCTACCGCCGGCACCCCAACGTCGTCGTGCTGCGGACGTTCTCCAAGGCCCACGGGCTGGCCGGCCTGCGGATCGGCTACTCCGTGGCGGGCCAGGGCATCACCCCGTACCTGCGCCAGAGCTCCCCCGCGTTCTCCGTGACCGACCTCGCCCAGCGCGCGGCCATCGCCTCCGTGCGCCACTACGACCAGGTCGCCGAGCGCGTCCAGCGGGTCGTCGACGAGCGGGAGCGGGTGCTGGCCGGGCTCGACGCGCTGGGCTGGCCGTACCCGGAGACGCAGGCGAACTTCGTGTGGCTCAACCTCGGCGAGCACAGCGGGCGCTTCGCCGAGCTGTGCGACGCCCACGCCCTGGCCGTGCGCCGCTTCGGCGACGAGGGCGTCCGCGTCACCGTCGGGGAGCCGGAGGCCAACACCCGGTTCCTCGAGCTCTGCGCGCAGTTCCCGCACGCACCCGTGCTCTGA